In a genomic window of Anoplopoma fimbria isolate UVic2021 breed Golden Eagle Sablefish chromosome 6, Afim_UVic_2022, whole genome shotgun sequence:
- the LOC129092600 gene encoding transmembrane protein 229b-like isoform X2, with product MEARKLNVRRTQGPGVDDEAPAAPSRPLTAVARLYVYALHGCLCEVAFTAVWDWCRTQDRRLAGHSSLWALPMYAIAIYLIEILRARLLARRLPLPARLAAYTVFIYLWEFSWGVGLSLLGACPWDYSGHSYNLGGLVTLEYALPWTVAGFIAEQHVIVNTLRIRLHN from the exons ATGGAGGCAAGAAAGCTAAACGTGAGGAGAACGCAAG GGCCTGGTGTTGATGACGAAGCCCCAGCGGCACCGAGTCGTCCTCTCACTGCCGTAGCTCGTCTCTACGTGTACGCACTGCATGGCTGCCTCTGTGAGGTGGCCTTCACCGCCGTGTGGGACTGGTGCAGAACCCAGGACAGGAGGCTGGCGGGCCACAGCAGCCTGTGGGCGCTGCCCATGTACGCCATCGCCATCTACCTCATTGAGATCCTGAGAGCCCGTCTGCTGGCTCGCCGTCTCCCGCTGCCGGCGCGTCTGGCGGCCTACACCGTGTTCATCTACCTGTGGGAGTTCAGCTGGGGGGTGGGGCTGAGTTTGCTGGGGGCCTGTCCCTGGGACTATTCAGGTCACAGCTACAACCTGGGAGGACTGGTGACTCTGGAGTACGCACTGCCCTGGACTGTGGCAGGATTCATAGCTGAGCAGCATGTGATCGTGAACACTCTGAGGATAAGACTGCACAACTGA
- the LOC129092600 gene encoding transmembrane protein 229B-like isoform X1: MEARKLNVRRTQGSNDQGPGVDDEAPAAPSRPLTAVARLYVYALHGCLCEVAFTAVWDWCRTQDRRLAGHSSLWALPMYAIAIYLIEILRARLLARRLPLPARLAAYTVFIYLWEFSWGVGLSLLGACPWDYSGHSYNLGGLVTLEYALPWTVAGFIAEQHVIVNTLRIRLHN, from the exons ATGGAGGCAAGAAAGCTAAACGTGAGGAGAACGCAAGGTAGTAATGACCAAG GGCCTGGTGTTGATGACGAAGCCCCAGCGGCACCGAGTCGTCCTCTCACTGCCGTAGCTCGTCTCTACGTGTACGCACTGCATGGCTGCCTCTGTGAGGTGGCCTTCACCGCCGTGTGGGACTGGTGCAGAACCCAGGACAGGAGGCTGGCGGGCCACAGCAGCCTGTGGGCGCTGCCCATGTACGCCATCGCCATCTACCTCATTGAGATCCTGAGAGCCCGTCTGCTGGCTCGCCGTCTCCCGCTGCCGGCGCGTCTGGCGGCCTACACCGTGTTCATCTACCTGTGGGAGTTCAGCTGGGGGGTGGGGCTGAGTTTGCTGGGGGCCTGTCCCTGGGACTATTCAGGTCACAGCTACAACCTGGGAGGACTGGTGACTCTGGAGTACGCACTGCCCTGGACTGTGGCAGGATTCATAGCTGAGCAGCATGTGATCGTGAACACTCTGAGGATAAGACTGCACAACTGA
- the pex13 gene encoding peroxisome biogenesis factor 13, whose amino-acid sequence MSHFVDTYLSMDPQPPLKPWERRIPGAMSAPINYRSANFGPAAGPSVSAGPPVLTRMVPPVPPRPIQQAYRPSYSSFASSYSPYGSSMYGGYSPYSYGGGGGYSQGGYSRLSNTEEVAPSRFVQHAEESSRGAFQSIESIVQAFASVSMMLDATFSAVYNSFRAVLDVANHLTRLRSHLTRVLSAFALVRTLRYLYRRLQRLLGRRSDVDDLWADSAGDALATSSSGGDGAGIEGQPVKSWPIFLFFAVVLGGPYLIWKLLSSGPGSEESVTNWASGEDDHVVARAEYDFLAASEEEISMRAGDMLNLAPKEQQPKVRGWLLASVDGQTTGLVPANYVKVLGKRRGLKHAEAERLAQVQQGNTAAHPQSNPAQGFTPGLGSAFVSVSSEALLDSAYRETPAPFSPGTSNSSMPSSTVLNIPEKNDL is encoded by the exons ATGTCACACTTTGTGGACACATATTTATCGATGGATCCACAGCCTCCACTAAAGCCATGGGAAAGGCGGATTCCAGGGGCGATGAGTGCgcctataaactacag ATCTGCAAACTTTGGACCGGCTGCAGGCCCCTCCGTCTCTGCGGGCCCTCCTGTCCTGACCCGGATGGTGCCCCCAGTGCCCCCCCGTCCCATCCAGCAGGCTTACCGTCCCTCTTACAGCTCCTTCGCCTCCTCTTACAGCCCCTATGGGAGCTCCATGTATGGGGGCTACAGCCCCTACAGCTATGGCGGTGGTggtggctacagccagggaGGGTACAGCCGCCTCTCAAACACGGAAGAAGTTGCCCCCAGCCGCTTCGTGCAACACGCGGAGGAGAGCAGCCGCGGCGCCTTCCAGTCCATCGAGAGCATCGTTCAGGCCTTCGCCTCAGTCAGCATGATGTTGGACGCCACCTTCTCTGCGGTGTATAACAGTTTCCGTGCTGTGCTGGACGTGGCCAACCACCTGACACGGCTGCGTTCACACCTGACCAGGGTTTTGTCGGCCTTTGCTTTGGTACGCACCCTGCGCTACCTCTACAGACGGTTGCAGAGGCTTCTGGGGCGAAGGTCGGACGTAGACGACTTGTGGGCCGACAGCGCCGGTGATGCCCTGGCGACAAGTAGCTCCGGAGGGGATGGAGCAGGGATTGAAGGTCAACCCGTGAAGTCCTGGCCGATCTTCCTGTTTTTCGCTGTAGTCTTGGGGGGGCCCTATCTCATCTGGAAACTGCTGAGCTCAGGCCCTGGCTCTGAAGAGAGTG TCACTAACTGGGCCAGCGGGGAGGACGACCACGTGGTGGCCCGAGCCGAGTACGACTTTTTAGCCGCGTCTGAGGAGGAGATTTCCATGCGGGCCGGAGACATGCTCAACCTCGCCCCTAAAG AGCAACAGCCCAAGGTCCGCGGCTGGCTGCTGGCCAGTGTGGACGGACAGACCACGGGACTCGTCCCCGCCAACTACGTCAAGGTCCTGGGCAAGAGGAGGGGCTTAAAGCACGCAGAGGCGGAGAGGCTCGCCCAGGTGCAGCAAGGGAACACTGCTGCACACCCACAGTCAAACCCCGCCCAAGGCTTCACCCCAGGCCTCGGTTCAGCCTTCGTCTCTGTCTCCTCAGAGGCGCTGCTGGATTCGGCGTACAGGGAAACGCCGGCCCCCTTCAGTCCAGGAACATCCAACTCCAGCATGCCATCCAGCACGGTGCTTAACATCCCCGAGAAGAATGACCTGTGA